One genomic window of Candidatus Zixiibacteriota bacterium includes the following:
- a CDS encoding PaaI family thioesterase produces the protein MKEVVRYKDCFVCGEQNEIGLKAKFFVRDDGAVISKIVADARFQGYKDVLHGGIISSMLDEVMIKAVLAKGVFAVTAEMTVKFKRPVLTGQKISFTGTVTEERRRVFKAVGSAVNDLGEEVASSKATYLEAKGDLYSILTESIE, from the coding sequence ATGAAAGAAGTCGTCAGATATAAGGACTGTTTTGTCTGTGGTGAGCAAAACGAGATCGGCCTGAAGGCTAAGTTCTTTGTTCGAGATGATGGTGCGGTGATCTCCAAAATCGTAGCTGACGCGCGATTTCAGGGTTACAAAGATGTTCTGCACGGTGGCATAATCTCATCGATGCTCGACGAAGTGATGATAAAGGCTGTGCTTGCAAAAGGTGTTTTCGCGGTGACTGCGGAGATGACGGTGAAATTCAAACGTCCTGTTCTGACAGGTCAGAAAATCTCATTCACCGGGACAGTGACCGAAGAGAGGCGCAGAGTGTTCAAGGCGGTTGGCAGTGCGGTCAATGATCTGGGAGAGGAGGTCGCCTCCTCCAAAGCAACTTATCTGGAAGCCAAAGGAGACCTTTACTCTATACTGACCGAGTCGATCGAATAG